In Plasmodium brasilianum strain Bolivian I chromosome 12, whole genome shotgun sequence, the genomic window CTTTACATAAACAAACAGTATcactaattttttctattaaaaaatttttgccTTTATTCAAAAGTACAATAATTTGCATTGTTGGTTCATCACATTTAACTAAGACTCCTTTGATAGCTGTAAccatcttttcctttttttttttttctttaggattcttaatattttctattttctattataGTCCATTAAGATTATTTgctaattaattttaaaggTTTATTCTGAGAACTGTACTAGTTGTATCCTTAGTTGgatgacaaaaaaaacaaaaaaaaaaaaaaaaaaaaagcgcaAAAAACAATTagcttattaaaaatatagcttttcaatattttatacCATTATatcatgaaaaaattatctgaataattcttaaatataattaattcttttaaaattgaaaaaattatagcatATTCTTTTACCAGAAAAAGAGTAATTTTAAGTTCCTTTAAAATAACAGCTTAATACAAATTTCTTGGGGTTATGTGAAAAAAGGGATTTTCCCTTGTTTAAAATATGCtacgtgtgtatatatatataaacatatattcatatataagtgtatatttatacgtagataatgtatatttttatgcttGTTTTCTTCAGAAGTTGGagatttttatataactatagTTAGGatcaaaatttaaatatgaaaaaaatatgaaaaaatataaataaatatgtggTTTTTTAGTTAATAGCAGaacgaaagaaaaaaataataataatcaacaaaaaaaaaaaaaaaaaatagatctTCAAGAAGGAAAAAACCCACAATacgcatatgcatatatatatgtatatatatatatttatacataaatgtaaacgtatatgtatttattattaataaggaTAATAGAGCTTGCAAAAGTGTATTTTGAATTAATATGCATTTGCATAAATATCTgaaataattgtatataaaataatacgaAATTGTAAAGCCGCAAAAaacatttactttttttttcttattgatgtttatgtaaaaaattcattaaacTGTTTTATAAAGGATAATTTGTGAAACACgttataatttacaaaatagaGATCATGAAGTAAtatttagaagaaaaaaagggaaaaaaaaaaaatgaattaaatataacgaatttatcataattataaaataaatttcaaaaaGCTTTGATgtgttaaaattaaatgtaaaatatattgttttgatatatatatatatatatatatatatatatatttttatgtaggtatcaattattttaaacGTTATATCATCCTTcatctatatttatatttttttttcagattttttaaatcaaaaaaagataagaCATTGGACGAAGCGTATGGTACTATTTTgtgaatatgaaaaaatttatatgtaaaaagtgTTCCTGCTGTAAATGTTATGATGTTCgtcattttcttttcttattttttcctttatcaTCCTTTTTTGTGTTACTTAAACACCGCTTACATGAAATATTTGCATGCAAAAATTTTTGTGTACTCCTTCAAGAACATTTGTGTCTATGTGTGTTTAACTGAGTTATGCAAGCATATATTATCGTATGTAAGCGTAAGTAATGTATGTATCATGCCTAACATATATACGCTTTTGTATTTCTTGGCATCTGTATGCAAGGCTATGTTTggtgttcatattttttaaattcattatCTTTCTTTAGGCGATTTAGAAAAAAGTGTAAAAAGCATTGACGGCaacatagaaaaatataacaaagaattgaatataataaaacaaaaaattgaggaggagaaaaagaaaaagcctATTAATCAACACGCAATTAACACTTTACGAAATAAAGCTGTGATTATAattaataggaaaaaaacatatgaaaataataaagaaagtACACTTGGAATTCAGTTTAACATAGATCAAATAAAGTTTGCAAATGATAATGTACAAATGTCCATTGAGACATGTAAAGCTCTACAAAATACTAGCAAAgtactgaaaaaaaatataaaaaaagtaaatattagCAAGATAGAAAAATTGCAAGATGACCTTTATGACTATATTGAAGATACAAAAGAAATTGGAGCGATATTATCTTCCTCTTATGAAATACCTATGGAATTAGATGAAAATGAAATCGATGCAGAGCTGTCATTAATAGAAGACAGTATACtagatgaaaatataaacgaTAATATAACAAGCTACATAGAcaatgaaaatgaagaagaggaacataaggaagaagaaaaagaaaaagcatcTATACAAGTGACACCTACCGGTGAAGGGTATAACGAAACcgttaaaaataaagcaaagcaaggtgaaaattatttcacGCAGAAAGAAAGTTAGACGAAtgatatgtataaaaaaaaaaaaaaaaaaaaaaaaaagataaacttTGCTACACAAATTCAATATAATTAGATAGCGTAAATggaaaagatataaaaaacaaaaaagaaggaTTCATAGTAGAAACTTTCTTTATCACGAAActtgtaatttatatatactattttaaattattgtttttttttcttttgtttttcaccaaatttgtttatataattactatCTCGTGTTCCTTTTTCCTCGAATGATATGTGTATGGGTAGAGTTTTTACGCACTTTTAAACAAGGTGTTTGCATCACTtcgacatatatatatatttatttatttgttaatttctGTATTTacatgaatttttaaaacgcttatatattttaacaaatttttttatgttacaCATGTATTCTTATTCCCACTTCAATCAATGCGAAAAATGCTTTTTTtgtccctttttttttttttttttgtaattaacTGCGTTAATTTAATACTTAAATACATATTGTATGCTAATcgtttttgtttaatttattttactaattCGTTTGAACATTTATGAAAAAGTTGAATATATTTGCATACGTGGATATAATGTTAGGAAGCGcatacgaatatatatatatatatatatgtgcatatgtttatatacttatgcgTATATATCTTCCCCATAATGTTTGGGTTTGATCTGCATTAAGGTAATATTATTGAAAGAAATTAACAAATTtgcgaaaaaaaatttcctctTTTCCCTtgttccttttcctttttccttttgcaCATTTTCTGTTTGAGTTATAATCTTAATAGTGTCATATATTcacatttacaaaaaaacaaaatataataaaataatacaaagtGAAATGCATAATATTaggtatataaaatgaaatacgTAATAACACTTATACGGTTGTGAGTAAAATTGGATAATGcgcttattatatatatttaaaaaaataaagaaacgAAATGTTTAACAAGGTCTCTtaatgtgtatatgcataatatgaacatacgtatgtatgtatatatgcgtatcCACGCTTAGTTatctcttttaaaaattttggaTGGTTTATATTTGCTATCTTGTTCAGGTGCACACATAAAGGGCCAGTAGTCCCGTGTGCACTTTTCGAAAACatgatttatatatttataagtatCATTTGCGCATGGTTTGTATTGGTATAATGAGGAATGAacattgttatatatacatttattttttggagTATCGCTAATTGTAggactttttaaataactgAAAACATCGTGATCAGCTGAAAAGTACTTGCTGTTAAAATAGCTACATTGATTGCTCATATTGTAAGCTCTTATTTCTGAACAAGCAATATGATAGCAATTATACGTGTCTATATTTGCTCTAGCAAAATCAAATGCATGTATAAGCTCATGggtcaatatatattttaacttatAAAAATTGGTAATATTATTTGCACACAGCCATATAGTATTACTTATGGGGTTATAACCACCTGCataatttgattttttttttttttgttttgtttgtGTTAAACTAGGGTTATTGTACCTAGTTGAAGGTAATTCTGAACAAGAACAATTTTTTCTACCatcttttgaaaaattatttttattattaataaaaacatcATTAACTTCATGATGTGTTGAAAATATGTTGGCAATTTTAtcaataaatgtttttttcttttgctctttattatttggacaatttatatatataatattgatCGGACGATTCAGTGCCGATAAAGAGTcgattaatattttaactcTATAATTGTTTAAGacaaaatacataaaaatttgtaattttaatttatcatatgaacttatatcatcattatattgggtattaatttttttctctttttttttttggtatgtATTTATGCTTTCTGAATTTTTTGTCTTATTTTGTtcagatatatatgtaattactGTTTCATTATTACTGCCGTTGTTCGTAGTAgtatttaatttgttataatCATTCGACATATCTTTGCTTATGTtgtcatttattatattttctctaCTATGTGGAGCATTTTTTGTTGTATCATTTATATCTGCGTTTatacttccttttttttcattgttatGCATTAGGATGTTATCTTCTTTTTGAATAGGTGTAAAACTTTTATGCTGTTGAAAATTTGTTCCATATTTTTGAACAATAGATTTAAagttatcatttatattataatttatcacAAACAAGTTGTTATAATTAGGCCACTtgcatacatttttatatttaagtgAGTACTGtattaagaataatatatcGTTATAAttctccttttcctttttatttttcattaaaatttcctctacatttttttttaagtttagttgtttaatttgtttatcaatatttttaaagttttcctttaaattttctaattttttgcGCAGTTCGTCCAtcgttatttatttttagaaaaggggaaacaaacaaaaaaaaaaaaaaaaaaaagtagaaattaatttttttttttttttaacatgctaataattttaactttACTTGAATTCCCCATTTTtaatcttaaaaataaattaattgtGCCGTATGTTTGTTCCCTAAAATGTAGGAATagtaaagcaaaataaaaaaataggaatacgtcgaaaaaaaagaaaaaacgtTACCATTACACGTGACTCCCAAAAATAGATTAAACAAATATGGAATtgttagtaaaaaaaaataaagtagtaacaataaaaCGAATTCACAAAAGAACTGTAAATGTAGGAAATTACATTAAACATTGCAAACGATGTATATGCgaaaaaatgttttctaagcaataaaaataagaaaattaaggataaggaaaaaaaaaaaaaaaaaaaacagaaaaatattattttattttattctaaaaCCAAGCTACTTTttccttgttttttttttttttttttttttttcagttgcATATTGTAACAGGTAataatactataaaaattttcttatatgtcttatgtaattttgttttttcttttcaactgaattaaatttacaaatacgTACAGAGGGATTCTATCATTTATTAGAGAACTCTCACCTATTTTGAAGTGCATCCTGTGTATATGCAGGCAGTACATTGTGAAAGAGTGGACAGAAccctcatatatatatgtatatgtaatatgttCTAAgaacatttcatttttttggttttGTTACGCTTCATAAGAACAACAACAGTCGTTATAAAAACCTGTGTAACTATAACAGTTCATAATGCAATAACAATGATGGATTCTTACCTTCTACAATTTTTTACAACCctctacattttttattttatttgccTTGCTCGtcaaaatattttgcatAAGAAATGAGAAAAGTTGatttggaaaaatataaaaaaaacataagaaAAGAAACTAGGCACATTTATGAGAAGTAAAATGTAGTTTGAATATTCTTACGTTATTCTGTgattaaaatatacttctattaatttgtttatctaaaggaattaaaatacattttttgaaaatggTACGTTCATATAGAACATTATAACAAAACCAAAAGTTtatatacacttttttttttctttttctttttttttttcttgacTAAATTTATAGTTGATAGtgcaatttattttaagtgTGAAGGGGGATCTATCAATTTTGTGTTAATTATGATAAGGAAACCCGTTTAACAAAAGAGCCTAAGAACTTACACAATCTTGATTGCATTTGCTTTGGTTATATTGCTCAATAAAAACACATTCTCTATAAATGTAATGCACGTTTTGTTtctttcataaatattttcatttttcatacGAAAGAAAACTACATTTTATCGCAATTTTCTGTCGATTcaatttcgtttttttcacatatacgagtaaataaaaaaaaaaaataaaagattacAATACCAAAATTAAAGCAAATACAACATACATCAAAATTGTTATATTcctgtaataatatatattgcatatatatacatattatatatacacttacatataattaaaaaaatagagaattAACATAATGACATTTTTCacattataattttgttatattttcttttccttcaAATAGCtgattaaaattatattaagcAAAAACTGCCTATGTGTAGTAAATTATTCGTAAGCTTTTTTTAGAAGAATCATTTGAAGTTACAAAAGATATGTGCCAGAATTCATTAAAAGCGGctggtaaaataaaataatgtaaaaaaaagacata contains:
- a CDS encoding mitochondrial inner membrane protease ATP23; this translates as MDELRKKLENLKENFKNIDKQIKQLNLKKNVEEILMKNKKEKENYNDILFLIQYSLKYKNVCKWPNYNNLFVINYNINDNFKSIVQKYGTNFQQHKSFTPIQKEDNILMHNNEKKGSINADINDTTKNAPHSRENIINDNISKDMSNDYNKLNTTTNNGSNNETVITYISEQNKTKNSESINTYQKKKEKKINTQYNDDISSYDKLKLQIFMYFVLNNYRVKILIDSLSALNRPINIIYINCPNNKEQKKKTFIDKIANIFSTHHEVNDVFINNKNNFSKDGRKNCSCSELPSTRYNNPSLTQTKQKKKKSNYAGGYNPISNTIWLCANNITNFYKLKYILTHELIHAFDFARANIDTYNCYHIACSEIRAYNMSNQCSYFNSKYFSADHDVFSYLKSPTISDTPKNKCIYNNVHSSLYQYKPCANDTYKYINHVFEKCTRDYWPFMCAPEQDSKYKPSKIFKRDN
- a CDS encoding vacuolar protein sorting-associated protein 60, which translates into the protein MKFFKSKKDKTLDEAYGDLEKSVKSIDGNIEKYNKELNIIKQKIEEEKKKKPINQHAINTLRNKAVIIINRKKTYENNKESTLGIQFNIDQIKFANDNVQMSIETCKALQNTSKVLKKNIKKVNISKIEKLQDDLYDYIEDTKEIGAILSSSYEIPMELDENEIDAELSLIEDSILDENINDNITSYIDNENEEEEHKEEEKEKASIQVTPTGEGYNETVKNKAKQGENYFTQKES